The Hymenobacter sp. GOD-10R genome includes a window with the following:
- the rffA gene encoding dTDP-4-amino-4,6-dideoxygalactose transaminase — translation MSLAPIPFNKPYLSGQELAYIQQALRNGKLSGNGWFTQQCQQFLEQRYGIRKALLTTSGTAALEMAALLLDIQPGDEVIVPTFTFTSTANAFVLRGAHIVFADSLPEHPNVDVAQLEPLITSRTRAIVVVHYAGVACDMAAVMALAARHNLFVIEDAAQAIDGYYQQRPLGSIGHLAAFSFHETKNVIAGEGGLLSINDARFQERAEIIWEKGTNRAAYFRGETARYQWVDVGSSYLASELNAAYLWAQLEKLGTIQAQRQRQWEQYYQALAPLAAANFFALPVVPAYALHNWHIFYLLCHTLEERTALIQHLSARNILAVFHYQTLHNSPFYMARHDGRTLPNAGYYADHLVRLPLFFELTFTDQQRVVKAIQEFYASAASNS, via the coding sequence ATGTCTTTAGCACCTATTCCTTTTAACAAGCCCTATCTTTCCGGTCAGGAGCTAGCTTACATTCAGCAAGCTCTACGCAACGGAAAACTTTCCGGTAATGGCTGGTTTACGCAGCAGTGCCAGCAGTTCTTAGAACAGCGGTATGGCATCCGCAAAGCCCTGCTGACCACGAGCGGCACGGCGGCCCTGGAAATGGCAGCGCTGCTACTCGACATCCAGCCCGGCGACGAAGTAATCGTGCCAACATTCACGTTCACGTCGACAGCCAATGCGTTTGTGCTGCGTGGCGCACACATCGTTTTTGCCGATAGCCTCCCCGAGCACCCCAACGTAGACGTCGCGCAACTGGAGCCCCTGATTACATCCCGCACGCGCGCGATTGTGGTGGTGCACTACGCCGGAGTGGCCTGCGATATGGCCGCCGTGATGGCGCTAGCTGCCCGCCATAACTTGTTTGTGATAGAAGATGCTGCGCAGGCTATCGATGGCTACTATCAGCAGCGCCCCTTAGGTAGCATCGGTCACCTGGCGGCTTTTTCTTTCCACGAAACTAAGAACGTCATTGCCGGGGAAGGCGGCCTACTTTCCATCAACGACGCACGGTTTCAGGAGCGGGCCGAAATAATTTGGGAAAAAGGCACCAACCGGGCCGCGTACTTCCGGGGCGAAACGGCACGCTACCAGTGGGTTGATGTGGGCTCGTCGTATCTGGCGTCGGAGTTGAACGCGGCTTACCTCTGGGCGCAACTCGAAAAGCTAGGTACAATCCAGGCGCAACGCCAGCGGCAGTGGGAACAGTATTACCAAGCCTTGGCACCGCTGGCAGCGGCTAACTTTTTTGCCCTGCCCGTGGTACCCGCCTACGCTCTTCACAACTGGCATATTTTCTACCTGCTCTGCCACACATTGGAGGAGCGAACTGCGCTTATTCAGCACCTAAGTGCACGCAACATTCTGGCGGTTTTTCACTACCAAACCCTCCACAACAGTCCTTTCTACATGGCTCGCCACGATGGCCGCACCCTGCCAAATGCCGGCTACTACGCTGATCATCTGGTACGGCTACCTTTGTTTTTTGAACTGACCTTTACGGATCAGCAAAGAGTTGTAAAGGCCATTCAGGAATTTTATGCCTCAGCCGCCAGCAACTCCTGA
- a CDS encoding glycosyltransferase, whose amino-acid sequence MSLVSSATERLRLLLLIPNLGMGGAQRVFHDHSVELAKYYKVTEAVFNEEGGNIYPSGNELISLEVAGGGSPVAKVRNFMQRISRLRALKQQTKTDVCISHLEGADYVNLLSKGQEKVILCIHGSKLHDANIKGAVGWLRKKVLMPSLYNRADRIVTVSRDINPELIEGFGVKPEKLLTINNFFEVVQITSKAQEPLTAAEQAVYDAAPVLVTSGRLSLQKNQAPLLDSFAALLKRRPAKLVFVGDGELRTELVARARHLSLRVYEAWDTQPLTPDDDVYFLGMQQNPFKYIRPASAFVFPSAWEGFPMALGEAMICGVPVVTTDCPTGPREILAPATTTPKVPIRWAELSAYGVLMPMLNNPASLTSDLGVWTETLDQLLADSAERDRLGVLARERMQDFTREKIFRQWLAVIEEVTAA is encoded by the coding sequence ATGAGCTTAGTTTCTTCTGCTACCGAGCGCTTACGCCTACTGCTACTTATCCCAAACCTAGGTATGGGCGGAGCCCAGCGGGTATTCCACGATCATAGCGTGGAGTTGGCCAAGTATTATAAAGTGACAGAAGCTGTGTTCAATGAAGAAGGCGGAAACATTTATCCGAGCGGCAACGAACTGATCAGCTTAGAGGTGGCGGGCGGCGGCAGCCCGGTCGCTAAGGTTCGCAACTTCATGCAGCGTATCAGCCGGTTGCGCGCGCTTAAGCAGCAGACGAAAACCGACGTTTGTATCAGTCACTTGGAGGGAGCTGACTACGTGAACTTGCTTAGCAAAGGCCAGGAGAAGGTGATTCTGTGTATTCATGGCTCTAAGCTGCACGATGCGAATATCAAAGGGGCTGTAGGCTGGCTGCGTAAAAAGGTGTTGATGCCTAGCTTATATAATCGGGCTGACCGCATTGTAACGGTCAGCCGGGATATTAACCCGGAGCTAATAGAAGGCTTTGGCGTTAAGCCAGAAAAGCTACTGACCATCAACAACTTCTTTGAAGTAGTCCAGATTACGAGTAAAGCCCAAGAGCCGCTGACTGCGGCGGAGCAAGCCGTGTATGATGCTGCTCCTGTGCTGGTGACCTCCGGGCGACTCTCGTTACAGAAGAACCAAGCGCCCCTGCTCGATAGCTTTGCTGCTTTGTTGAAGCGCCGACCGGCAAAATTGGTGTTTGTGGGCGACGGCGAGCTGCGCACCGAGTTGGTGGCACGGGCCAGGCACCTAAGTTTGCGCGTGTACGAAGCCTGGGATACGCAGCCGCTGACCCCCGACGATGATGTGTACTTTCTGGGAATGCAGCAAAACCCGTTCAAGTACATCCGGCCGGCGTCTGCCTTTGTGTTTCCCTCGGCGTGGGAAGGATTTCCGATGGCGCTGGGCGAGGCCATGATCTGCGGCGTGCCCGTCGTGACAACGGATTGCCCGACGGGACCCAGAGAAATTCTAGCTCCTGCTACCACTACGCCCAAAGTGCCGATTCGCTGGGCAGAGCTATCTGCTTACGGCGTGCTGATGCCCATGCTAAACAACCCCGCCAGTCTGACCAGCGACCTAGGTGTGTGGACGGAGACGCTTGATCAACTGCTCGCCGATTCAGCCGAGCGCGACCGGCTGGGAGTGCTAGCCCGGGAGCGGATGCAGGACTTTACACGCGAGAAGATATTCCGCCAGTGGCTGGCGGTGATTGAGGAGGTAACAGCAGCCTAA
- a CDS encoding glycosyltransferase, translating to MQLLFIVPYPPGKAPSQRFRFEQYLDFLTEAGHTWHLAPFISDATWRILYKPGHTVTKALGILTGFGRRFLLMATAAKYDYVFIHREASPIGPPIFEWILAKVLRKKIIYDFDDAIWIPNTSEANKLVAGVKWHQKVGSICRWAYKVSCGNAYLRAYAKQFNPNAIINPTTIDTVNLHNQVKDQAQPGKFVIGWTGTHSTLRYIEQVVSVLAKLEQEHDFEFRVISNQAPELPLKSLVYQPWRKDTEIADLLAFNVGLMPLEDDPWANGKCAFKALQYMALGVPALVSPVGMNTEVVKEGINGYVCATPAEWETALRTLLQDPALRQHLGQAARATVEARYSVVANRGVFLSLFN from the coding sequence ATGCAATTGCTTTTTATTGTGCCCTATCCGCCGGGCAAGGCGCCTTCCCAGCGCTTCCGGTTTGAGCAATACCTAGATTTCTTAACGGAGGCGGGGCATACCTGGCACCTAGCACCATTTATTTCCGACGCTACGTGGCGCATTTTATACAAGCCGGGCCATACCGTTACCAAGGCCCTGGGAATACTGACCGGCTTCGGGCGCCGCTTCCTGCTGATGGCTACAGCCGCTAAATACGATTACGTGTTCATTCACCGGGAAGCCTCGCCGATTGGGCCGCCCATTTTTGAGTGGATACTGGCAAAAGTACTGCGCAAGAAAATTATCTACGACTTCGACGACGCCATTTGGATTCCGAATACGTCCGAGGCCAATAAGCTCGTGGCAGGGGTGAAGTGGCACCAGAAAGTAGGCAGCATTTGCCGCTGGGCGTACAAAGTAAGTTGTGGCAATGCTTACCTGCGGGCGTACGCCAAACAGTTCAACCCGAACGCTATTATCAACCCAACCACCATTGATACGGTCAACCTGCACAACCAGGTGAAAGACCAGGCACAGCCCGGAAAGTTCGTGATCGGCTGGACAGGCACACATTCCACCTTGCGCTATATTGAGCAAGTGGTGTCGGTGCTGGCGAAGCTGGAACAAGAACACGACTTTGAGTTTCGGGTTATTTCCAATCAAGCACCGGAGTTGCCGCTGAAGTCGCTCGTGTACCAGCCCTGGCGCAAAGACACAGAAATAGCCGATTTGCTAGCTTTCAACGTGGGCTTGATGCCGCTGGAAGATGACCCGTGGGCCAACGGAAAATGCGCTTTCAAAGCACTGCAATACATGGCGCTCGGCGTACCAGCACTTGTATCGCCCGTAGGCATGAATACAGAGGTTGTAAAAGAGGGAATAAACGGTTATGTGTGCGCCACACCTGCCGAGTGGGAAACAGCGCTACGAACCCTGCTGCAAGACCCCGCACTACGCCAACATCTAGGTCAAGCTGCTCGGGCTACGGTAGAAGCTCGTTATTCTGTAGTGGCTAATCGAGGGGTATTTCTTAGCCTGTTCAACTGA
- a CDS encoding acyltransferase, whose protein sequence is MNISKESTREISHENNFDFLRILFALFVLITHCYPLSGVPEEDFLFKISNGQTTLSYVGVRGFFIISGYLIMKSLLRSDDLFDFYWKRSLRIFPALWVIVILSVIGGYWISSKNVVQYVTDSTTIRYLLSNLILKVEYNIDGVFAANPYPEVVNGSLWTIPYEFMFYCVLSLFFGIKDLRNLFLKYFLTLYGLFILYYIYLWNIGDNIRFTIPFYNIDSKVIAEFGLFFFAGSVLVLFDLPFIKYKNIVICSSVIVIISSLVWGGFFITKFTALPLLVIYFGISRTGVLSKIRKFGDPSYGLYLWGFPVQQTIVYFFKPTVGMLMLLSIPVVIVLAYISWFLVEKKFMKIKSIYPKAYSVKQLV, encoded by the coding sequence ATGAATATTAGTAAGGAGTCCACTAGGGAAATTAGTCATGAGAATAATTTCGATTTCTTAAGAATATTATTTGCTCTTTTTGTATTAATAACTCATTGTTATCCTTTGTCAGGTGTTCCTGAGGAAGATTTTCTATTTAAAATCAGTAATGGTCAGACAACCTTATCGTATGTTGGAGTGAGAGGATTCTTTATTATCAGCGGATACCTGATCATGAAGAGCCTTCTCAGAAGTGATGATTTATTCGACTTTTATTGGAAAAGGAGCCTTCGTATTTTTCCAGCTTTATGGGTGATCGTTATACTAAGTGTCATTGGTGGTTACTGGATTAGCTCAAAGAACGTAGTTCAGTATGTTACGGATAGTACTACTATTCGATACTTGTTAAGTAATTTAATATTAAAAGTTGAATATAATATAGATGGTGTGTTTGCTGCTAATCCATACCCTGAAGTGGTAAACGGGTCTCTTTGGACTATCCCATATGAGTTTATGTTTTATTGCGTGTTATCCTTGTTTTTTGGGATAAAAGATTTGCGTAATTTGTTCTTGAAGTATTTTTTAACCCTTTATGGATTATTTATTTTATATTATATTTATTTGTGGAATATAGGTGATAATATTAGATTTACAATCCCTTTTTATAATATTGATTCCAAAGTTATAGCTGAATTTGGCTTGTTTTTTTTCGCAGGGTCTGTACTTGTGTTATTTGATTTGCCATTTATAAAGTATAAAAATATCGTAATTTGCTCATCTGTAATTGTTATCATCTCTTCTCTGGTTTGGGGTGGGTTTTTCATAACTAAGTTTACTGCACTTCCTCTGCTAGTTATCTACTTTGGCATATCAAGAACTGGTGTTTTGTCTAAAATAAGAAAGTTTGGGGATCCTTCTTATGGATTATATTTATGGGGGTTCCCTGTACAGCAAACTATAGTGTATTTTTTCAAGCCAACTGTAGGTATGCTGATGTTGCTATCAATTCCGGTAGTTATTGTTTTAGCATATATCTCCTGGTTTTTAGTCGAGAAAAAGTTTATGAAAATCAAGAGTATATATCCAAAGGCTTACTCCGTTAAGCAGCTGGTATAG
- a CDS encoding glycosyltransferase family 4 protein gives MRILITVEDLRIGGAQTFALRLAQALFEAGHHVWLYDMYWQYTEHDLVQRLAPDVKLVQYKPTFDKLDTLLLRTDDWWQRHGYDINLRNKNLCQHLRKVINDNKIEVVSSNTFKCDALLAQVLQSFPHIPLIITMHGDYEQFLTFYRQKQRYVIPAYLRKLARTLARVNGVAYLSEQNLEAVYLNKRVNDPLKLRKIYNGLEGRTSAEAVNYTRPKLGITEDALVFGMVARGVPEKGWKPVIQAYQRLRQHTNRPLNLVLVGASPFLTQLSEEYGTDDSLRFLGFVNNPIDCVRSFDVGILASSLKESLPNSIAEYLFCGKAVISTDVGEIQQMILTDEGQAAGLLIDFPAQGLADPDQLYAAMQRYATEPDLLASHQRLATQAFAKFDMSHCLAAYVGLYQECIQSM, from the coding sequence ATGCGCATATTGATAACCGTTGAAGACCTTCGTATCGGAGGGGCTCAAACTTTCGCACTTCGTTTAGCCCAAGCTTTGTTCGAGGCAGGCCATCATGTCTGGCTATATGACATGTATTGGCAGTATACAGAGCATGATTTAGTACAGCGCCTGGCACCCGATGTAAAGCTGGTGCAGTACAAACCCACCTTTGACAAATTAGACACGCTGTTGTTACGCACGGATGACTGGTGGCAGCGCCATGGCTATGATATCAATTTACGTAATAAGAATTTGTGTCAGCATTTACGTAAGGTCATCAACGATAATAAGATAGAAGTTGTTAGCAGCAATACGTTCAAGTGTGATGCACTGCTAGCCCAAGTGTTGCAGTCCTTTCCGCACATCCCGCTGATTATAACGATGCACGGCGACTATGAACAGTTTTTGACTTTCTACCGGCAAAAACAGCGCTATGTCATTCCTGCTTATCTGAGGAAGCTAGCTCGTACGTTGGCGCGCGTTAATGGTGTTGCGTACTTATCGGAGCAGAACCTGGAAGCTGTGTACTTGAACAAACGGGTAAATGATCCGCTTAAGCTGCGTAAAATCTATAATGGTTTGGAGGGGCGTACATCAGCCGAAGCAGTCAACTACACGCGTCCAAAGTTAGGTATTACCGAAGATGCATTGGTATTTGGTATGGTCGCCCGGGGAGTGCCGGAGAAGGGATGGAAGCCAGTAATTCAAGCTTATCAGCGCCTACGTCAGCACACAAATAGACCACTGAATCTGGTATTGGTAGGGGCTAGTCCCTTCCTCACGCAGCTCAGCGAGGAGTACGGTACTGATGACAGCCTGCGCTTCCTGGGTTTCGTTAATAATCCGATTGATTGTGTCAGATCATTTGACGTAGGCATCTTAGCTTCTTCTTTAAAAGAAAGTCTACCCAATTCGATTGCTGAATACCTCTTTTGTGGTAAAGCGGTTATTTCCACCGACGTAGGTGAGATTCAGCAGATGATTCTGACGGATGAAGGACAAGCCGCTGGCTTGCTAATTGACTTTCCGGCACAGGGGCTAGCCGATCCAGACCAGCTTTATGCGGCTATGCAGCGTTATGCAACGGAGCCGGATTTGCTGGCTAGTCATCAAAGGCTAGCTACTCAGGCTTTCGCTAAGTTTGATATGAGCCATTGTCTAGCAGCATACGTTGGTTTATACCAAGAGTGCATTCAAAGTATGTAG
- a CDS encoding glycosyltransferase family 2 protein — protein MKLSIIIVNYNTYDMTCRCIESIYQQEFAYEYEIILVDNASQECPAKQFKDRFPAITLIENPINGGFAQGNNLAIVLARGEYILLLNSDTIVEENAIQQCVDYLSDPVLSKDTAAVGCKLCYENGVDQVSSFEYKIGLWSSLLDNTIVYQLVKLLGFAKYRNMEYVMQRHQTTHDVQALLGAYILCKREVIEKVGMLDPDFFMYYEEFEWCYRMRKAGYRLQYLANTKIIHIGGGTSANTTSLKGVGLNKQFALSKLLLIYKRFGAPGVYLYNCILTFNKVTNYFINLFRSEQKKNAHQTIIEGFIYAKRYQSVMVKYFRPEFSSAKFPFKTSLVEELYEKQKVS, from the coding sequence ATGAAGCTTTCTATCATAATCGTTAACTACAATACATATGACATGACCTGCCGGTGTATTGAATCAATATATCAGCAAGAGTTTGCTTATGAGTATGAGATAATACTAGTTGATAATGCTTCGCAAGAGTGTCCTGCCAAACAATTTAAAGACAGATTTCCTGCTATAACTCTCATTGAAAATCCTATAAATGGGGGATTTGCTCAGGGAAATAACCTTGCTATTGTACTAGCAAGAGGTGAATATATTTTATTGCTAAACTCAGATACTATTGTTGAAGAGAATGCTATTCAGCAGTGTGTGGATTATTTAAGTGACCCTGTCTTGTCTAAAGACACAGCGGCAGTAGGATGTAAACTATGCTACGAGAATGGTGTAGACCAAGTATCCTCTTTTGAATATAAAATAGGTTTGTGGTCGTCTCTGCTAGATAATACAATTGTTTATCAATTAGTAAAACTATTGGGGTTTGCTAAGTACAGGAATATGGAGTATGTAATGCAGCGGCATCAAACTACACATGATGTTCAAGCATTACTTGGTGCTTATATCTTGTGTAAGAGAGAAGTAATAGAAAAAGTAGGGATGCTAGATCCTGATTTTTTTATGTATTATGAAGAATTTGAGTGGTGTTATAGAATGCGGAAGGCTGGCTACCGCCTCCAATATCTTGCTAATACAAAAATTATTCATATTGGCGGAGGTACAAGCGCGAATACAACTAGCTTAAAGGGAGTAGGCTTGAATAAGCAGTTTGCCTTGTCTAAGCTATTGCTCATTTATAAAAGGTTTGGTGCGCCTGGCGTCTATTTGTATAATTGCATATTAACCTTCAATAAGGTCACTAACTACTTTATCAATTTGTTTAGGAGCGAACAAAAGAAAAATGCTCATCAAACTATTATAGAAGGATTTATATATGCTAAACGTTATCAAAGTGTTATGGTCAAATACTTTAGACCGGAATTTAGCTCAGCTAAGTTCCCTTTTAAGACGTCTTTAGTCGAAGAGCTGTACGAGAAGCAGAAAGTTAGTTGA
- a CDS encoding glycosyltransferase family 4 protein yields MKKKLRIGFLTSTDPKNRRSWSGLHYMLGQTLEKYVGEVEYLGPVSLRYLFGLGDRLNIAIGRFMQGKRYHYSISVLVSKLYAYIFRKKLKNKQFDLLFAPAAYTEFAYLHTTIPVVYCCDSTITQLIDYYEGLSRLLPVSKKELAYIEQRAISKASLLVYSSQWAANSAIQDYGASPDKVVVLPFGANFPIVLPRERVIRRQRRSECQLLFVGVEWKRKGGAIAFDTLVALRQMGVDAYLTICGCTPPAGFEHECLTVIPFLDKNDEQQLQQMVDLYLNADFFLLPTRAECAAIAFCEASSFGVPSFTTDTGGIADFVVNGVNGYQLSLEATGADFAKRIKEVFENEALYTQLRTSSRDLYEAKLNWQAWGAAMKEVLESRYKTRLSKE; encoded by the coding sequence TTGAAAAAAAAGCTCCGCATTGGTTTTCTGACCAGCACTGATCCTAAAAATCGGCGTTCTTGGTCGGGGCTGCACTATATGTTAGGGCAAACCTTGGAAAAGTATGTCGGTGAGGTGGAGTATCTTGGGCCTGTCTCGTTGCGGTACTTATTTGGCCTAGGTGACCGGCTTAATATAGCGATAGGTCGTTTCATGCAAGGCAAAAGATATCATTACAGCATAAGCGTATTGGTATCGAAGCTGTACGCCTATATTTTTCGCAAAAAGTTAAAAAACAAGCAGTTCGACCTGCTGTTTGCTCCAGCTGCCTATACCGAATTTGCCTATTTACATACAACTATTCCTGTCGTGTACTGCTGCGATTCAACAATCACACAATTGATTGATTATTATGAAGGCTTATCACGACTACTGCCAGTTTCCAAAAAAGAACTAGCCTATATTGAGCAGCGTGCCATTTCTAAAGCGAGCTTGCTGGTGTATTCGTCACAGTGGGCGGCTAATTCTGCCATACAAGACTATGGTGCTTCACCTGATAAGGTAGTGGTATTGCCATTTGGCGCGAACTTTCCAATAGTGCTACCTCGGGAACGAGTCATACGCCGCCAGCGGCGATCAGAATGTCAGTTGTTGTTTGTGGGGGTAGAATGGAAGCGCAAAGGGGGGGCAATTGCATTTGACACGCTAGTAGCACTGCGCCAGATGGGAGTGGACGCTTATTTAACAATTTGCGGTTGCACACCACCGGCTGGCTTTGAGCATGAGTGCCTAACTGTAATTCCATTCTTAGATAAGAATGACGAACAGCAGTTACAGCAAATGGTAGATTTATACCTGAATGCGGATTTTTTCTTGTTACCAACTCGGGCGGAGTGCGCGGCTATTGCTTTCTGCGAAGCTAGTTCGTTCGGAGTGCCTTCTTTTACAACGGATACAGGGGGTATTGCTGATTTTGTAGTCAATGGAGTAAATGGATATCAGCTTAGTTTGGAAGCCACAGGAGCTGATTTCGCCAAGCGCATCAAGGAGGTGTTTGAAAACGAAGCACTATATACTCAACTGCGTACCTCATCCCGAGACTTGTACGAGGCTAAACTTAATTGGCAGGCATGGGGTGCGGCTATGAAAGAAGTGCTGGAAAGTAGATATAAAACAAGGTTATCAAAGGAATAA
- a CDS encoding glycosyltransferase family 4 protein: MRDKQENLTRPVVLVADNSVAVTGALVAIRNATDQLKAQYEFVYVLPTGSLGKSVLEQAGYQVRELPFVEISRRKTALLRYVPMLLLNGWRLRKLARVHKARIVHLNDFYNLTGYVAKLLSLGTLRVVTHVRFLPQSLPQPLARTWRWLAERFADRVLCVSAAVRRYFGASGKVRVVFDPVPAVEKHAVPVLPAYRSDSTVQLLYLSNYIQGKGQNFALQAFRQAYAQNNQLRLAFVGGDMGLEKNRQFRQQLEADVQQYNLAAVVTFEGFVTDVEKRIKAADILLNFSESESFSLTCLDALYYGTPLIATDCGGPAELFENGKSGLLVPNRDVEAMAAAIARLAANPAERAQFSAAGRAYVRHKFQQAATYEQLGRIYQELLAAEA; this comes from the coding sequence ATGCGCGACAAACAAGAGAATCTTACTCGTCCGGTCGTCCTTGTTGCTGACAATTCGGTGGCCGTGACGGGCGCACTCGTTGCCATTCGGAACGCTACTGACCAGCTGAAAGCGCAGTACGAGTTTGTGTACGTGCTGCCGACCGGTAGCTTAGGCAAGTCAGTACTGGAACAAGCAGGCTATCAGGTGCGTGAGTTACCCTTCGTGGAGATTAGCCGACGCAAAACGGCGTTGCTGCGCTACGTGCCCATGCTTCTGCTCAACGGCTGGCGACTGCGAAAGCTAGCCCGAGTACATAAGGCGCGCATCGTTCATCTGAACGACTTCTACAACCTGACCGGCTACGTAGCCAAACTGCTGAGCCTAGGTACGCTACGAGTCGTGACGCACGTGCGGTTTTTGCCCCAGAGCCTGCCGCAGCCGTTGGCGCGTACGTGGCGGTGGCTCGCGGAGCGCTTTGCCGACCGGGTGCTTTGCGTATCGGCGGCCGTGCGGCGCTACTTCGGTGCTAGCGGCAAAGTGCGCGTGGTGTTTGACCCTGTTCCTGCCGTGGAAAAGCACGCTGTGCCCGTGTTGCCGGCGTATCGGTCAGATAGTACGGTTCAGCTTTTATATTTGAGCAACTACATCCAAGGCAAAGGGCAAAACTTTGCTTTGCAGGCCTTTCGGCAGGCTTACGCCCAAAATAACCAGCTCCGTCTGGCATTCGTGGGCGGCGACATGGGCCTGGAAAAAAACCGGCAGTTTCGCCAGCAGCTAGAGGCTGATGTGCAGCAATATAATCTGGCGGCGGTAGTGACTTTTGAAGGGTTTGTGACCGATGTGGAAAAGCGCATCAAGGCGGCCGATATTCTGCTGAACTTCTCGGAGTCGGAGTCGTTCTCTCTCACCTGCCTGGACGCGCTGTACTACGGCACGCCCCTTATTGCTACGGATTGCGGCGGGCCCGCGGAGCTGTTTGAGAATGGGAAATCTGGGCTGCTGGTGCCTAACCGAGATGTAGAGGCCATGGCAGCTGCTATTGCTAGGTTAGCCGCTAATCCGGCGGAAAGGGCGCAGTTTTCTGCTGCTGGTAGAGCGTACGTACGGCACAAGTTTCAGCAGGCCGCTACGTATGAGCAGCTAGGGCGCATTTATCAGGAGTTGCTGGCGGCTGAGGCATAA